A single region of the Brachypodium distachyon strain Bd21 chromosome 3, Brachypodium_distachyon_v3.0, whole genome shotgun sequence genome encodes:
- the LOC100839407 gene encoding uncharacterized protein LOC100839407, whose amino-acid sequence MATNRSTRSRSRTGGSRVGSSDSNAGSSTECCSSSNNHVMVTPRRSPRFASLDPEHPIVLDKASEECKVGGNQSALTPLQRSARLHRGDKSPSKLLVEKGSYLKQLPLTQNPRVIAHNRKTQSAITPLRRSARFHQGDMSPSKLLVEKGSYLKQLPLTPNPRVITHNRKTQTIVNKDKRRENPTRSSQRIAALKASARMKTHKEPRTLFQDSQDVPPRKKTADASYSMSEMQQLKPSYCEDLTRKRKRGTERKPTSRKLSHQEPKSGCQKIAPITETRNIIRKKSENDPSSIMEPKISDDTLMNTKECKEEPFGIKRGVEQQLCASDHWTEEQDLTLRQAYFTARPSPHFWKKVSKMVPGKSAEECFNRVHADLSTPTPIAPRPRASKTQFSPLGHFTLSDPKFPNLLEPLVGRQRTAKQKSLAAQKTVRHLLKKHSLIDQAQEADHFSVFETSPSALQLNIPLEDCPGTPDNYLNSCALHKGDMSSRARKRPLSRLKTKQDEPSPAVLKPVKNAILHEKYINQLSRREEGAKKPRKKAAGTNATDPERPVSGQQAGGLRAAKDALISEATDFICQFKKSQANSLAHLLENSEDDEDNCNI is encoded by the exons ATGGCCACCAATAGAAGCACTCGCAGCAGAAGTAGGACAGGTGGTTCCAGAGTTGGAAGCTCCGACTCGAATGCGGGCAGTAGTACTGAATGCTGCTCGTCTAGCAACAACCATGTCATG GTTACTCCACGCCGGTCGCCGCGGTTTGCTAGCTTGGATCCGGAGCATCCCATTGTGCTTGACAAGGCAAGTGAG GAATGTAAAGTCGGGGGTAACCAATCAGCTCTTACGCCCCTCCAGAGATCTGCACGGTTGCATCGAGGTGATAAGAGTCCAAGCAAGCTCTTAGTGGAAAAGGGAAGTTACCTGAAACAGCTGCCGTTGACACAAAATCCCCGGGTTATTGCCCATAATAGGAAGACTCAATCAGCTATTACGCCCCTCCGGAGATCTGCACGGTTCCATCAAGGTGATATGAGTCCAAGCAAGCTCTTAGTGGAAAAGGGGAGTTACCTGAAACAGCTGCCGTTGACACCAAATCCTCGGGTTATTACCCATAACAGGAAGACTCAAACTATTGTTAACAAAGACAAGAGACGAGAGAATCCAACAAGGAGTAGCCAGAGAATTGCTGCATTAAAGGCTTCGGCTAGGATGAAAACACACAAGGAGCCCCGGACATTGTTTCAAGATTCCCAAGATGTTCCTCCCAGGAAAAAGACTGCAGATGCATCCTACAGTATGAGTGAGATGCAACAGCTAAAGCCCAGTTATTGTGAGGATCTGACAagaaagaggaagagaggcaCTGAAAGAAAGCCGACATCAAGGAAGCTAAGTCACCAGGAGCCCAAATCTGGTTGTCAAAAAATTGCTCCTATCACTGAAACCAGAAATATCATTCGCAAAAAGAGTGAAAATGATCCTTCTTCCATAATGGAGCCTAAAATTAGTGATGATACATTGATGAACACCAAGGAGTGCAAAGAAGAGCCATTTGGGATTAAAAGAGGAGTAGAGCAACAGCTTTGTGCTTCAGATCATTGGACAGAAGAGCAGGACTTGACATTGCGCCAGGCTTACTTCACCGCTCGACCATCACCACATTTCTGGAAGAAAGTTTCCAAAATG GTGCCAGGGAAATCTGCTGAAGAGTGTTTCAACAGAGTTCATGCTGACCTTTCAACGCCCACTCCGATTGCCCCTCGTCCTCGAGCAAGTAAAACACAGTTTTCGCCTCTAGGGCATTTCACATTGTCCGACCCAAAATTTCCGAATCTCTTGGAACCTCTAGTGGGAAGACAAAGGACCGCCAAACAGAAGAGCCTAGCAGCACAAAAGACAGTGAGACATTTGCTGAAGAAGCATTCCCTCATTGACCAAGCTCAAGAGGCTGATCACTTCTCGGTATTTGAAACATCACCATCTGCTTTGCAATTGAACATTCCGCTTGAGGATTGTCCTGGGACCCCTGACAATTATCTAAATTCCTGTGCCCTGCACAAGGGCGACATGAGTTCTAGAGCACGTAAGAGACCATTGTCAAGGTTGAAAACTAAGCAAGATGAACCGAGCCCAGCAGTTCTGAAGCCTGTAAAGAATGCTATTTTACATGAGAAGTACATTAATCAGTTGTCACGTAGAGAAGAAGGCGCAAAAAAGCCTCGGAAAAAGGCTGCTGGCACCAATGCAACTGATCCTGAGAGGCCTGTTTCGGGGCAGCAAGCTGGTGGTCTGAGGGCTGCAAAGGACGCTCTCATATCAGAAGCAACAGACTTCATATGCCAGTTTAAGAAGTCACAAGCCAATTCCCTTGCGCACCTTCTGGAAAATagtgaagatgatgaagataaTTGTAATATATAG
- the LOC100828298 gene encoding uncharacterized protein LOC100828298 isoform X9, whose amino-acid sequence MDGCGGDGRRPRAVFMAFGTHGDVFPIAALAAAFSLDQQQYSVVFITHSAHQNLSAHLAASNVRYMPVSSPPVLAAKQLENIAYGSVESNAEYESFSRRKETIQIEHREECLSYVEEVFGNDPSIRSDFIVINFFALEGWHLAELFQVKCIIAAPYFVPYSAPTSFERQFKQSFPLLYKYFQEAPTNTVCWTDIAHWMWALFMETWGSWRNDCLNLSPIPYTVSDPVTNLPLWHVRAESPLLLYGFSKEIVERPGYWPSSAHVCGFWFLPMAWQFSCDNCRGLLCGNVNPSSEGILCGNHSGLEHYLMGSSYSSLPIFIGLSSIGRYVSRGELNGFSHVQNDLSAYSSMVSICRSMGFLRNPKAFLMVIKAVIESTDYRFILFSSGYQPLDSAIRFVASSVPESSELEATALSCDSTLLFNSRLFCFSGSIPYSWLFPKCAAAIHHAGR is encoded by the exons ATggacggctgcggcggcgatggccgcCGTCCTCGCGCCGTCTTCATGGCCTTCGGCACCCACGGCGACGTATTCCCCATCGCT GCCCTTGCTGCAGCTTTTTCTCTTGATCAACAGCAGTACAGTGTGGTGTTCATCACTCATTCAGCACATCAG AATTTATCGGCACATCTAGCAGCCAGTAATGTCAGGTACATGCCTGTGTCTAGCCCACCTGTCCTTGCTGCTAAACAGCTTGAGAATATCGCAT ATGGATCTGTTGAATCGAACGCTGAATATGAGTCATTTTCACGGCGAAAAGAGACCATTCAGATCGAGCACAGGGAAGAGTGTTTATCTTATGTTGAAGAAGTGTTTGGAAATGATCCAAGCATTCGTAGTGACTTCATTGTGATAAATTTCTTTGCCCTG GAGGGTTGGCATCTTGCAGAATTGTTTCAAGTTAAGTGCATCATTGCTGCTCCATATTTTGTTCCATATAG TGCTCCTACATCATTTGAACGCCAATTTAAACAAAGTTTTCCTCTTCTATACAAGTACTTTCAAGAAGCTCCCACCAACACG GTCTGCTGGACTGACATTGCCCACTGGATGTGGGCGCTCTTCATGGAAACTTGGGGATCGTGGAGAAATGATTGTCTAAATCTTAGTCCTATTCCTTATACTGTGAGT GATCCAGTAACAAATCTTCCTTTGTGGCATGTGCGGGCAGAGTCGCCATTGTTGCT GTACGGTTTCAGCAAGGAAATTGTGGAGCGCCCGG GATATTGGCCCTCCAGTGCTCATGTTTGTGGTTTTTGGTTTCTTCCTATGGCTTGGCAATTTTCATGTGACAATTGCAGAGGGTTATTGTGTGGTAATGTTAATCCTTCATCTGAGGGTATTCTATGTGGAAATCATTCTGGCCTAGAACACTACCTCATGGGAAGTTCTTATTCGTCTTTACCAATCTTTATAGGATTAAGTTCCATTGGTAGGTACGTTTCTAGAGGTGAATTAAATGGTTTCTCTCATGTGCAAAATGACTTGTCAGCATACTCATCCATGGTATCAATCTGCCGCAGCATGGGTTTTCTTAGAAATCCTAAAGCATTTCTAATGGTGATTAAAGCTGTCATAGAGTCAACAGATTATAGATTTATCCTTTTCTCATCTGGATACCAGCCACTAGATTCAGCAATCAGATTTGTTGCTTCTTCAGTACCAGAATCAAGTGAGTTAGAGGCAACTGCTCT
- the LOC100828298 gene encoding uncharacterized protein LOC100828298 isoform X10 yields MDGCGGDGRRPRAVFMAFGTHGDVFPIAALAAAFSLDQQQYSVVFITHSAHQNLSAHLAASNVRYMPVSSPPVLAAKQLENIAYGSVESNAEYESFSRRKETIQIEHREECLSYVEEVFGNDPSIRSDFIVINFFALEGWHLAELFQVKCIIAAPYFVPYSAPTSFERQFKQSFPLLYKYFQEAPTNTVCWTDIAHWMWALFMETWGSWRNDCLNLSPIPYTVSDPVTNLPLWHVRAESPLLLYGFSKEIVERPGYWPSSAHVCGFWFLPMAWQFSCDNCRGLLCGNVNPSSEGILCGNHSGLEHYLMGSSYSSLPIFIGLSSIGRYVSRGELNGFSHVQNDLSAYSSMVSICRSMGFLRNPKAFLMVIKAVIESTDYRFILFSSGYQPLDSAIRFVASSVPESSELEATALSCDSTLLFNSRLFCFSG; encoded by the exons ATggacggctgcggcggcgatggccgcCGTCCTCGCGCCGTCTTCATGGCCTTCGGCACCCACGGCGACGTATTCCCCATCGCT GCCCTTGCTGCAGCTTTTTCTCTTGATCAACAGCAGTACAGTGTGGTGTTCATCACTCATTCAGCACATCAG AATTTATCGGCACATCTAGCAGCCAGTAATGTCAGGTACATGCCTGTGTCTAGCCCACCTGTCCTTGCTGCTAAACAGCTTGAGAATATCGCAT ATGGATCTGTTGAATCGAACGCTGAATATGAGTCATTTTCACGGCGAAAAGAGACCATTCAGATCGAGCACAGGGAAGAGTGTTTATCTTATGTTGAAGAAGTGTTTGGAAATGATCCAAGCATTCGTAGTGACTTCATTGTGATAAATTTCTTTGCCCTG GAGGGTTGGCATCTTGCAGAATTGTTTCAAGTTAAGTGCATCATTGCTGCTCCATATTTTGTTCCATATAG TGCTCCTACATCATTTGAACGCCAATTTAAACAAAGTTTTCCTCTTCTATACAAGTACTTTCAAGAAGCTCCCACCAACACG GTCTGCTGGACTGACATTGCCCACTGGATGTGGGCGCTCTTCATGGAAACTTGGGGATCGTGGAGAAATGATTGTCTAAATCTTAGTCCTATTCCTTATACTGTGAGT GATCCAGTAACAAATCTTCCTTTGTGGCATGTGCGGGCAGAGTCGCCATTGTTGCT GTACGGTTTCAGCAAGGAAATTGTGGAGCGCCCGG GATATTGGCCCTCCAGTGCTCATGTTTGTGGTTTTTGGTTTCTTCCTATGGCTTGGCAATTTTCATGTGACAATTGCAGAGGGTTATTGTGTGGTAATGTTAATCCTTCATCTGAGGGTATTCTATGTGGAAATCATTCTGGCCTAGAACACTACCTCATGGGAAGTTCTTATTCGTCTTTACCAATCTTTATAGGATTAAGTTCCATTGGTAGGTACGTTTCTAGAGGTGAATTAAATGGTTTCTCTCATGTGCAAAATGACTTGTCAGCATACTCATCCATGGTATCAATCTGCCGCAGCATGGGTTTTCTTAGAAATCCTAAAGCATTTCTAATGGTGATTAAAGCTGTCATAGAGTCAACAGATTATAGATTTATCCTTTTCTCATCTGGATACCAGCCACTAGATTCAGCAATCAGATTTGTTGCTTCTTCAGTACCAGAATCAAGTGAGTTAGAGGCAACTGCTCT